One stretch of Paramormyrops kingsleyae isolate MSU_618 chromosome 4, PKINGS_0.4, whole genome shotgun sequence DNA includes these proteins:
- the atp6v1h gene encoding V-type proton ATPase subunit H isoform X3 has translation MDIRGAVDATVPTNVIAAKAAEVRANKVNWQSYLQGQMISSEDCEFIKRFEQSEDKQEILTNEGHQCAKTFLNLMAHISKEQTVQYILTLIDDTLQENHQRVNVFFDYAKKTKNTAWSYFLPMLNRQDPFTVHMAARIIAKLAAWGRELMEGSDLNYYFNWIKTQLCSQSCQYAQCVAGCLQLMLRINEYRFAWVEADGVNSITAVLSSKCGFQLQYQMIFCLWLLAFSPQMCEHLRRYNVVPVLADILQESVKEKVTRIILAVFRNLLEKSSERETCQEYALAMIQCKVLKQLENLEQQRYDDEDITDDIKFLLERLGESVQDLSSFDEYSSELKSGRLEWSPVHKSEKFWRENAVRLNEKNYELLKILTRLLEVSEDPQVIAVAAHDVGEYVRHYPRGKRVIEQLGGKQLVMNHMHHEDQLVRYNALLAVQKLMVHNWEYLGKQLQSTEQPNAVAARS, from the exons ATGGACATCCGGGGAGCTGTGGACGCGACTGTGCCCACCAACGTGATCGCCGCCAAGGCTGCGGAGGTTCGGGCCAACAAAGTCAACTGGCAGTCCTACCTCCA GGGGCAGATGATTTCTTCTGAAGATTGTGAGTTCATCAAGAGGTTTGAACAGTCTGAGGATAAGCAGGAGATACTGACCAATGAGGGTCATCAG TGCGCTAAGACCTTCCTGAACCTCATGGCTCACATCTCCAAGGAGCAGACGGTGCAGTACATCCTCACGCTGATCGACGACACGCTGCAG gagaacCACCAGAGGGTGAACGTCTTCTTTGATTACGCCAAGAAGACCAAGAACACAGCCTGGTCCTACTTCCTGCCCATGCTAAACCGGCAGGATCCCTTCACCGTCCACATG GCGGCAAGGATCATCGCCAAGCTGGCCGCCTGGGGTCGTGAGCTGATGGAAGGCAGTGACCTGAACTACTATTTCAACTGGATCAAAACACAGCTTTGCTCCCAG AGCTGCCAGTACGCCCAGTGCGTCGCTGGCTGCCTGCAGCTGATGCTGAGGATCAACGAGTACAGGTTCGCCTGGGTGGAAGCAGATGGCGTTAACTC CATCACAGCAGTGCTGAGCAGTAAGTGTGGCTTCCAGCTGCAGTACCAGATGATCTTCTGCCTGTGGCTGCTGGCCTTCAGCCCCCAGATGTGCGAGCATCTCAGGCGTTACAATGTGGTCCCCGTGCTGGCGGACATCCTACAGGAATCTGTGAAGGAGAAGGTCACGCGCATCATCCTGGCCGTGTTCCGG AACCTTCTGGAGAAGTCGAGCGAACGGGAGACCTGCCAGGAATACGCACTGGCCATGATCCAGTGCAAGGTGCTGAAGCAACTGGAGAACCTGGAACAGCAGAGGTACGACGACGAGGACATCACAGACGACATCAAGTTTCTGCTGGAGAGGCTGGGCGAGAGCGTGCAGGACCTCAG ctccTTTGATGAGTACAGCTCCGAGCTGAAGTCCGGACGCCTGGAGTGGAGCCCCGTGCACAAATCCGAGAAGTTCTGGCGGGAGAACGCTGTGCGGCTGAACGAGAAGAACTACGAACTCCTCAA GATCCTGACCCGGCTTCTGGAAGTCTCCGAGGACCCTCAGGTCATCGCAGTGGCGGCCCATGATGTGGGGGAGTATGTACGGCATTACCCTCGGGGTAAACG GGTGATCGAGCAGCTCGGTGGAAAGCAGCTGGTGATGAACCACATGCACCACGAGGACCAGCTGGTCCGCTACAACGCCCTGCTGGCCGTGCAGAAGCTCATGGTGCACAACTG GGAGTACCTCGGAAAGCAGCTGCAGTCCACGGAGCAGCCCAACGCGGTCGCCGCTAGGAGCTGA
- the LOC111852552 gene encoding charged multivesicular body protein 5-like yields MNRIFGLGKPKGPPPNLTDCIGNVDSRAESIDKKISRLDAELFKYKEQMKKMRDGPAKNMVKQKALRVLKQKRMYEGQRDNLTQQSFNMEQANYTIQTLKDTKTTVDAMKIGAKEMKKAYKKVKIDQIEDLQDQLEDMMEDANEVQEALSRSYGTPELDEDDLAAELDALGDDLLMDEDSSYLDEASSAPDIPEGMPNKEKTNKDGVLVDEFGLPQIPAT; encoded by the exons aTGAATCGTATTTTTGGTCTGGGCAAACCCAAAGGACCGCCACCAAACCTCACAGACTGCATAGGAAAT GTGGATTCGCGGGCGGAGTCCATCGATAAGAAAATCTCCAGGCTGGACGCCGAGCTCTTCAAGTACAAGGAacagatgaagaagatgcgaGACGGTCCTGCAAAG AACATGGTGAAGCAGAAAGCCTTGAGGGTCTTGAAGCAGAAGAGGAT GTATGAAGGCCAGAGGGACAACCTGACCCAGCAATCGTTTAACATGGAGCAGGCGAACTACACCATTCAGACGCTAAAGGACACAAAGACAACA GTGGATGCCATGAAAATCGGAGCCAAGGAAATGAAGAAAGCTTACAAGAAAGTGAAAATCGATCAGATTGAG GACCTGCAGGACCAGCTGGAGGACATGATGGAGGATGCCAACGAGGTGCAGGAAGCGCTGAGCCGCAGCTATGGGACGCCGGAGCTCGACGAGGACGACCTGGCAGCCG AGCTGGATGCACTGGGAGATGATCTGCTGATGGATGAAGACAGTTCATACCTGGATGAAGCCTCGTCTGCACCTGACATTCCCGAGGGAATGCCCAACAAGGAGAAGACCAACAAG GATGGTGTTCTCGTGGATGAGTTTGGCCTGCCTCAGATTCCTGCTACATAG
- the LOC111852553 gene encoding myosin regulatory light chain 2, smooth muscle minor isoform, with product MSSKRAKGKTTKKRPQRATSNVFAMFDQSQIQEFKEAFNMIDQNRDGFIDKEDLHDMLASLGKNPTDEYLEAMMNEAPGPINFTMFLTMFGEKLNGTDPEDVIRNAFACFDEEGTGFIQEDYLRELLTTMGDRFTDEEVDELFREAPIDKKGNFNYMEFTRILKHGAKDKDD from the exons ATGTCGAGCAAACGGGCCAAGGGAAAGACCACCAAGAAGCGCCCGCAGCGCGCGACCTCCAATGTCTTTGCCATGTTCGACCAGTCACAGATCCAGGAGTTCAAAGAGGCCTTTAACATGATCGACCAGAACAGGGACGGTTTCATCGACAAGGAGGACCTGCATGATATGTTGGCCTCACTGG GGAAGAACCCGACTGACGAGTATCTGGAGGCCATGATGAACGAGGCCCCTGGACCCATCAACTTTACCATGTTCCTTACCATGTTCGGCGAGAAGCTCAACGGCACAGACCCTGAGGACGTCATTAGGAATGCATTCGCCTGCTTTGACGAAGAGGGCACAG GTTTCATCCAGGAAGACTATCTAAGAGAGCTTCTGACGACCATGGGTGACCGGTTCACGGATGAGGAGGTGGATGAGCTCTTCCGCGAAGCACCCATTGACAAGAAGGGGAACTTCAACTACATGGAGTTCACACGCATCCTGAAGCACGGAGCCAAGGACAAGGACGACTAG
- the atp6v1h gene encoding V-type proton ATPase subunit H isoform X1 yields the protein MDIRGAVDATVPTNVIAAKAAEVRANKVNWQSYLQGQMISSEDCEFIKRFEQSEDKQEILTNEGHQCAKTFLNLMAHISKEQTVQYILTLIDDTLQENHQRVNVFFDYAKKTKNTAWSYFLPMLNRQDPFTVHMAARIIAKLAAWGRELMEGSDLNYYFNWIKTQLCSQGQWCMLSLSELSFGGKTREPSSCQYAQCVAGCLQLMLRINEYRFAWVEADGVNSITAVLSSKCGFQLQYQMIFCLWLLAFSPQMCEHLRRYNVVPVLADILQESVKEKVTRIILAVFRNLLEKSSERETCQEYALAMIQCKVLKQLENLEQQRYDDEDITDDIKFLLERLGESVQDLSSFDEYSSELKSGRLEWSPVHKSEKFWRENAVRLNEKNYELLKILTRLLEVSEDPQVIAVAAHDVGEYVRHYPRGKRVIEQLGGKQLVMNHMHHEDQLVRYNALLAVQKLMVHNWEYLGKQLQSTEQPNAVAARS from the exons ATGGACATCCGGGGAGCTGTGGACGCGACTGTGCCCACCAACGTGATCGCCGCCAAGGCTGCGGAGGTTCGGGCCAACAAAGTCAACTGGCAGTCCTACCTCCA GGGGCAGATGATTTCTTCTGAAGATTGTGAGTTCATCAAGAGGTTTGAACAGTCTGAGGATAAGCAGGAGATACTGACCAATGAGGGTCATCAG TGCGCTAAGACCTTCCTGAACCTCATGGCTCACATCTCCAAGGAGCAGACGGTGCAGTACATCCTCACGCTGATCGACGACACGCTGCAG gagaacCACCAGAGGGTGAACGTCTTCTTTGATTACGCCAAGAAGACCAAGAACACAGCCTGGTCCTACTTCCTGCCCATGCTAAACCGGCAGGATCCCTTCACCGTCCACATG GCGGCAAGGATCATCGCCAAGCTGGCCGCCTGGGGTCGTGAGCTGATGGAAGGCAGTGACCTGAACTACTATTTCAACTGGATCAAAACACAGCTTTGCTCCCAG GGCCAGTGGTGTATGCTTTCGTTGTCAGAGTTGAGTTTTGGAGGGAAGACGAGAGAGCCCTCG AGCTGCCAGTACGCCCAGTGCGTCGCTGGCTGCCTGCAGCTGATGCTGAGGATCAACGAGTACAGGTTCGCCTGGGTGGAAGCAGATGGCGTTAACTC CATCACAGCAGTGCTGAGCAGTAAGTGTGGCTTCCAGCTGCAGTACCAGATGATCTTCTGCCTGTGGCTGCTGGCCTTCAGCCCCCAGATGTGCGAGCATCTCAGGCGTTACAATGTGGTCCCCGTGCTGGCGGACATCCTACAGGAATCTGTGAAGGAGAAGGTCACGCGCATCATCCTGGCCGTGTTCCGG AACCTTCTGGAGAAGTCGAGCGAACGGGAGACCTGCCAGGAATACGCACTGGCCATGATCCAGTGCAAGGTGCTGAAGCAACTGGAGAACCTGGAACAGCAGAGGTACGACGACGAGGACATCACAGACGACATCAAGTTTCTGCTGGAGAGGCTGGGCGAGAGCGTGCAGGACCTCAG ctccTTTGATGAGTACAGCTCCGAGCTGAAGTCCGGACGCCTGGAGTGGAGCCCCGTGCACAAATCCGAGAAGTTCTGGCGGGAGAACGCTGTGCGGCTGAACGAGAAGAACTACGAACTCCTCAA GATCCTGACCCGGCTTCTGGAAGTCTCCGAGGACCCTCAGGTCATCGCAGTGGCGGCCCATGATGTGGGGGAGTATGTACGGCATTACCCTCGGGGTAAACG GGTGATCGAGCAGCTCGGTGGAAAGCAGCTGGTGATGAACCACATGCACCACGAGGACCAGCTGGTCCGCTACAACGCCCTGCTGGCCGTGCAGAAGCTCATGGTGCACAACTG GGAGTACCTCGGAAAGCAGCTGCAGTCCACGGAGCAGCCCAACGCGGTCGCCGCTAGGAGCTGA
- the LOC111852550 gene encoding delta-type opioid receptor-like isoform X1, whose amino-acid sequence MDVTSVETLKGDGDQAGFTQEYLPNCTWTPGSEYNDTLTGGWGKQPVPSVLSIITAVYSAVFVVGLGGNCLVMYVIIRHTKMKTATNIYIFNLAVADALVTTTMPFQSTDYLLDSWPFGEVVCKVFISIDYYNMFTSIFTLTMMSVDRYIAVCHPVKALDFRTPAKAKIINVCIWVLSSVAGVPALILGSTQSNNGTTECALQFPDPYLYWDTVMRVCVFAVGFVLPVFIISACYSLMVLRLRSVRLPSGSRDGDRGLRRITRLVMVLVAAFVVCWTPIHIFILVRALGSVPDSPHVTAAYFFCVALGYGNSSLNPVLYAFLDENFKRCFKDFCSPCRVRADQEKGVQMRKASRVAAYPLVDKERTVKPT is encoded by the exons ATGGATGTGACTTCGGTGGAAACTCTAAAAGGTGACGGGGACCAGGCGGGTTTCACCCAGGAGTATCTGCCCAACTGCACATGGACGCCCGGTTCCGAGTACAATGACACGCTGACAGGCGGCTGGGGGAAGCAGCCGGTGCCGTCTGTCCTCTCCATCATCACGGCTGTCTATTCGGCCGTTTTTGTGGTGGGCTTAGGGGGAAACTGTCTGGTAATGTATGTCATCATCAG ACACACCAAGATGAAGACGGCCACCAACATCTACATCTTCAACCTGGCAGTGGCGGACGCTCTGGTCACCACCACCATGCCCTTCCAGAGCACGGATTACCTCCTTGACTCGTGGCCCTTCGGTGAGGTGGTCTGCAAGGTGTTCATCTCCATCGACTACTACAACATGTTCACCAGCATCTTCACGCTCACCATGATGAGCGTGGATCGCTACATCGCCGTCTGCCACCCTGTGAAGGCTCTGGACTTCCGGACCCCAGCCAAGGCCAAGATAATTAATGTCTGTATCTGGGTTCTTTCTTCTGTGGCTGGTGTACCAGCCTTGATCCTTGGAAGCACTCAGTCTAACAACG GAACGACGGAGTGCGCGCTGCAGTTCCCAGACCCCTACTTGTACTGGGACACTGTGATGCGTGTCTGCGTGTTCGCCGTGGGCTTTGTGCTGCCCGTGTTCATCATCAGCGCCTGCTACAGCCTGATGGTGCTTCGTCTGCGCAGCGTCCGGCTGCCCTCGGGCTCCAGGGACGGGGACCGCGGCCTGAGGCGAATCACGCGCTTGGTCATGGTGCTGGTGGCCGCCTTCGTGGTGTGCTGGACGCCCATCCACATCTTCATCCTGGTGCGCGCTCTGGGCAGCGTGCCCGACTCCCCCCATGTCACCGCCGCCTACTTCTTCTGCGTCGCCCTGGGATACGGCAACAGCAGCCTCAACCCTGTGCTCTACGCGTTCCTGGACGAGAACTTCAAGAGGTGCTTCAAAGACTTCTGCAGCCCTTGCCGAGTGAGGGCGGACCAGGAGAAAGGGGTGCAGATGAGGAAAGCTTCTCGCGTCGCTGCGTACCCCCTGGTGGACAAGGAGAGAACTGTCAAGCCCACATGA
- the atp6v1h gene encoding V-type proton ATPase subunit H isoform X2, with product MDIRGAVDATVPTNVIAAKAAEVRANKVNWQSYLQGQMISSEDCEFIKRFEQSEDKQEILTNEGHQCAKTFLNLMAHISKEQTVQYILTLIDDTLQENHQRVNVFFDYAKKTKNTAWSYFLPMLNRQDPFTVHMAARIIAKLAAWGRELMEGSDLNYYFNWIKTQLCSQKLRPAGPETGTVPPRDSCQYAQCVAGCLQLMLRINEYRFAWVEADGVNSITAVLSSKCGFQLQYQMIFCLWLLAFSPQMCEHLRRYNVVPVLADILQESVKEKVTRIILAVFRNLLEKSSERETCQEYALAMIQCKVLKQLENLEQQRYDDEDITDDIKFLLERLGESVQDLSSFDEYSSELKSGRLEWSPVHKSEKFWRENAVRLNEKNYELLKILTRLLEVSEDPQVIAVAAHDVGEYVRHYPRGKRVIEQLGGKQLVMNHMHHEDQLVRYNALLAVQKLMVHNWEYLGKQLQSTEQPNAVAARS from the exons ATGGACATCCGGGGAGCTGTGGACGCGACTGTGCCCACCAACGTGATCGCCGCCAAGGCTGCGGAGGTTCGGGCCAACAAAGTCAACTGGCAGTCCTACCTCCA GGGGCAGATGATTTCTTCTGAAGATTGTGAGTTCATCAAGAGGTTTGAACAGTCTGAGGATAAGCAGGAGATACTGACCAATGAGGGTCATCAG TGCGCTAAGACCTTCCTGAACCTCATGGCTCACATCTCCAAGGAGCAGACGGTGCAGTACATCCTCACGCTGATCGACGACACGCTGCAG gagaacCACCAGAGGGTGAACGTCTTCTTTGATTACGCCAAGAAGACCAAGAACACAGCCTGGTCCTACTTCCTGCCCATGCTAAACCGGCAGGATCCCTTCACCGTCCACATG GCGGCAAGGATCATCGCCAAGCTGGCCGCCTGGGGTCGTGAGCTGATGGAAGGCAGTGACCTGAACTACTATTTCAACTGGATCAAAACACAGCTTTGCTCCCAG AAACTGCGGCCCGCAGGTCCGGAAACGGGAACGGTGCCCCCCAGGGAT AGCTGCCAGTACGCCCAGTGCGTCGCTGGCTGCCTGCAGCTGATGCTGAGGATCAACGAGTACAGGTTCGCCTGGGTGGAAGCAGATGGCGTTAACTC CATCACAGCAGTGCTGAGCAGTAAGTGTGGCTTCCAGCTGCAGTACCAGATGATCTTCTGCCTGTGGCTGCTGGCCTTCAGCCCCCAGATGTGCGAGCATCTCAGGCGTTACAATGTGGTCCCCGTGCTGGCGGACATCCTACAGGAATCTGTGAAGGAGAAGGTCACGCGCATCATCCTGGCCGTGTTCCGG AACCTTCTGGAGAAGTCGAGCGAACGGGAGACCTGCCAGGAATACGCACTGGCCATGATCCAGTGCAAGGTGCTGAAGCAACTGGAGAACCTGGAACAGCAGAGGTACGACGACGAGGACATCACAGACGACATCAAGTTTCTGCTGGAGAGGCTGGGCGAGAGCGTGCAGGACCTCAG ctccTTTGATGAGTACAGCTCCGAGCTGAAGTCCGGACGCCTGGAGTGGAGCCCCGTGCACAAATCCGAGAAGTTCTGGCGGGAGAACGCTGTGCGGCTGAACGAGAAGAACTACGAACTCCTCAA GATCCTGACCCGGCTTCTGGAAGTCTCCGAGGACCCTCAGGTCATCGCAGTGGCGGCCCATGATGTGGGGGAGTATGTACGGCATTACCCTCGGGGTAAACG GGTGATCGAGCAGCTCGGTGGAAAGCAGCTGGTGATGAACCACATGCACCACGAGGACCAGCTGGTCCGCTACAACGCCCTGCTGGCCGTGCAGAAGCTCATGGTGCACAACTG GGAGTACCTCGGAAAGCAGCTGCAGTCCACGGAGCAGCCCAACGCGGTCGCCGCTAGGAGCTGA
- the LOC111852550 gene encoding delta-type opioid receptor-like isoform X2: MYVIIRHTKMKTATNIYIFNLAVADALVTTTMPFQSTDYLLDSWPFGEVVCKVFISIDYYNMFTSIFTLTMMSVDRYIAVCHPVKALDFRTPAKAKIINVCIWVLSSVAGVPALILGSTQSNNGTTECALQFPDPYLYWDTVMRVCVFAVGFVLPVFIISACYSLMVLRLRSVRLPSGSRDGDRGLRRITRLVMVLVAAFVVCWTPIHIFILVRALGSVPDSPHVTAAYFFCVALGYGNSSLNPVLYAFLDENFKRCFKDFCSPCRVRADQEKGVQMRKASRVAAYPLVDKERTVKPT, translated from the exons ATGTATGTCATCATCAG ACACACCAAGATGAAGACGGCCACCAACATCTACATCTTCAACCTGGCAGTGGCGGACGCTCTGGTCACCACCACCATGCCCTTCCAGAGCACGGATTACCTCCTTGACTCGTGGCCCTTCGGTGAGGTGGTCTGCAAGGTGTTCATCTCCATCGACTACTACAACATGTTCACCAGCATCTTCACGCTCACCATGATGAGCGTGGATCGCTACATCGCCGTCTGCCACCCTGTGAAGGCTCTGGACTTCCGGACCCCAGCCAAGGCCAAGATAATTAATGTCTGTATCTGGGTTCTTTCTTCTGTGGCTGGTGTACCAGCCTTGATCCTTGGAAGCACTCAGTCTAACAACG GAACGACGGAGTGCGCGCTGCAGTTCCCAGACCCCTACTTGTACTGGGACACTGTGATGCGTGTCTGCGTGTTCGCCGTGGGCTTTGTGCTGCCCGTGTTCATCATCAGCGCCTGCTACAGCCTGATGGTGCTTCGTCTGCGCAGCGTCCGGCTGCCCTCGGGCTCCAGGGACGGGGACCGCGGCCTGAGGCGAATCACGCGCTTGGTCATGGTGCTGGTGGCCGCCTTCGTGGTGTGCTGGACGCCCATCCACATCTTCATCCTGGTGCGCGCTCTGGGCAGCGTGCCCGACTCCCCCCATGTCACCGCCGCCTACTTCTTCTGCGTCGCCCTGGGATACGGCAACAGCAGCCTCAACCCTGTGCTCTACGCGTTCCTGGACGAGAACTTCAAGAGGTGCTTCAAAGACTTCTGCAGCCCTTGCCGAGTGAGGGCGGACCAGGAGAAAGGGGTGCAGATGAGGAAAGCTTCTCGCGTCGCTGCGTACCCCCTGGTGGACAAGGAGAGAACTGTCAAGCCCACATGA